The Gemmatimonas sp. UBA7669 genome segment GCCGGTCCCCCACAACCCCAGCACAATCACCGCCACCGGCAGAAACACAAAGAGCTTCACGTTGTCGTGAAACCACGACCCATCGTGCAGACTCTCAATGAGATCCGAGCGACGATACGTGGACTGCAACAAGGCGCCGGTCTTGAGATCAACCTGCAGTTCCCAACGCGAATTGGTAATGACTTTGAGCAGCCCCTTGGACGGTCGGACATCAAGACGATCGATGTCCGACCAATCCACCACCTTCGCCTCGGGCACTGACCTCGCCACGCTAATGACCTGCTCCATCGTGACCTGAGGCGTCTTGTTCTCCGTGCGGATCTCCGCCGGCTGCACCCAGGTCACCTGTTTCTTGACCTGGAGCAGCAGTCCCGTGACGAGCACCAGCAGGAACGGCAGCGCCACGGCCGCCGAGCCCCACCGATGCAGCTTGCGATTGAGAATGCGGTAGTTGATGCCGCCCTTTTCCTCCTTGCTCGCCATCACCGACCCCGCTTGCCCCACACCGGCGCCGTCGGCTCGGTGTTGACACGCTCGTTGCGATACGACTGCAGCAATCGCATGGCTTCCTGCGTGGCGCGCTCGAGCTGCGGATCACGGCCACCGATCACCTCACGCGGGAAATTCTCCACGTCGATGTCGGGCGCGACGCCTTCGTTCTCCACCGCGAACTGATTCTCGCGCGAGAAGAAACCGAAGCGTGGCGCAATCATGGAACCGCCGTCCACAAAGGGCGGCGTATCCGTGGTGGCCACGAGACCGCCCCAGGTGCGCGAACCCACCAGCGGACCCAGCTTGCGGCGCTTGAACATGTATGGCATGAGGTCACCACCCGAGCCGGCCATTTCGTTGATGATCATGACCTTGGGGCCCCAGATGCCGTTGGCCGGACTGGTGTACGGATAGCGATCGCCGACCGGGTTGTTGAAGTAGCCGTCGTAGTCGCGGCCCAACAGATCCACGATGTAGTCGGCCGCCGAGCCCCCACCGTTGTAGCGCTCGTCGACCACCACGCCCAGTCGATCCTGCTGCGCGAAGTAATAGCGATTGAAGCTGGTGTAGCCCGGCTGGCCCGTGTTGGGCAGGTAGACATAGGCCAGCTTGCCGTTGGACACGGAATCCACGTAGCGGCGATTGGCTTCCACCCAGGCGCGCGTGCGCAACCCCTGCTCGTTGCCAACCGGCACGACGGTGATCTGCCGCGCGCCCTGCAGGTCGGGACGATTGTTGATGGTCAGCACCGTCTGACGGTTGGCTGTGCCATCGAGCAGGCGATACATGTTGTCCGGTGCGCGCAGCTCCACCCCGTTGATGGCCAGCACATAGTCGCCGCGCGCCACATTGAGCCCCGGCACCGCGAGGGGCGCGCGCAGCTCCGGGTTCCAGCTCTCGCCATCGTAGATGCGGGCAATGCGATACCGGCCGTTCTCGATGCTGAAGTCGGCGCCGAGCAGGCCGCCGTTGCCATTGGGGACTTCGGGCATGTCCCCACCGCGCACATAGCTGTGTCCGATGGCCGTTTCCGCGCCCATGTTGTCGAGCAGGTAGTTGAGATCCGCGCGGTGATTCACATGCGCCAGCAGCGGCTCATACATGCGCTTGATGGCCGGCCAGTCGGTACCGTGCAGATTCTTCACATAGAAGTTGTTGCGCTGGTTGCGCCAGCCTTCGTTGAAGATCTGCCGGAACTCCTCGCGCGGATCGATGTACGCACGCAGCGTGGCGCTGAGGCGTCCCGTGCCCGCCTGCGGCACGGCCTTGTCGGCATCGACGAGGAACATGGCCCCGTTGGCGCCGCCGGTGCGGTACAGCAGTCGTTTGCCATCGGCGCTCACCGTGTACTGCGCCACGCCACTCGCAAACGGTACGGCGCGTCGCGCGCTCAGCTGGTAGCGATGCAGCGTATTGCCACCGCCCGCTCCCGGCCCGCCCGCTGTACCCGTAGACGGCGTGGGCTCGAGGAAGAACACCGTGCCTGACGGCCCGGCCGTCAGTGCGCCATAATCCCGTTCGACGATGCCCGGCACTGCCAGTACGCGCTGCTGCAGACCGTCGAAGTCAATGCGCACCGTCACCGCGCGTGGCGCGGAAGCCGCCGTTGACGCCGCCGGTGGCGCAACGACCGCTGGAGCCGCAGCCGCCGCACCACTGCTGTCACGCATCGCCCGGGCCGCTTCCTCATCACTCTCCGGCATGAGCGGCGAGGCCTCACTGCGTGAAAGCACCGCCAGGTACAACGCCTTCGTTTCCGGTCGGTCGTACTTGGTCATGTCCAGCAGGCTCGAATTGAGCGCGAAGTTGGTGCTGGCCAGGAACCATAGGTACTTGCCACCGGCATCCCAGGCCGGCGACGTGGCATCGGCCATGCCGTCGGTGATCTGACGCGACGTGCCCGCCGCCACATCGTACACGAAGATCGCGCGGAACAGCGACTTGAGACGCTTGGGATAGGCGAGATAGCGCGAGTCCGGACTCCACACCGGCACAATGCTGCGATCCATCATGAAATACGGATCCTGATCGGCCTTCTTCGCGCGGCCGCTGGCCACGTCAATCAGCCACAACGCAAAGTGCGAGTCCTGATAGGCAATGGTCTTGCCGTCAGGCGACCAGGCCGGGGAGTACGGGCGGCTCGGCTCCGGCAACGCAATACTGCGGCGGGCCCCCAGTCCGTCCTGCGGCACAATGACCAGTTGATACTCACCCGACGCATCGCTGAAGTACGCCACGCTGCGTCCGTCCGGCGACCACAGCGGCGCGATCTCGGCGCTCGCCGAGCTCTGACTCAGATTGCGCACATCGCCCTTTTCGCCAGGCACCGTGAACACCTCACCGCGTGCCTCCACGAGTGCGCGCTTGCCGGTCGCCGACAGTGCCATGGACGCGATGCGACCCGACACGTCCTTCCACTGCGGCATCATCCAGGGGAAGTCACCGGCAGCGGCAATGTTCACCACCTGCGTCCGCTTGCTGGCCACGTCGTACAGATGCACATAGCCCGCCTGCTCGAACACCACCGTGTTACCCGATGCGTCGAGCGACTTGACGTCGAAGTCGGTGAAACGCGTGACCTGCGACAGCGCCTTGCTGCGGGTGTCATAAACCCAGACGTTGGACACGCCGTCACGGTCCGACAGGAAGTACACGGACTCGCCCACCCACACCGGATCCATGTCCTTGCTGCCGGCAAACGGCGTGGTGTCGAGTGCGAAAGACTGCAGATCGAGAATCCAGATGGGCTTGTTCTGGCCACCCCGATAATTGCGGCGTTCTTCATCCCACGAGGAGGCCATGCGATAGGCTACGCGCTTCCCATCAGGTGACACCTTGCCCTGATAGGCGCGCGGCATGGGCATCGGGCTTTCCACGCCGCCCTCGACCGGCACCGTCCAGAAGCGCGGCGCGCCACTTGGCGCCCAGGTGGCACGCGGCGAGGCAAACACCACCGCCTTGCCGTCGGGTGTCCAACCCTGTACGACATCGTTGCCGGGATGCCAGGTCAGTCGCGTGGGCTGTCCACCACCCACCGGCACGACATACACGTCCGTGTTACCCGCATACTCCGCACTGAAGGCCACCAGTTTGCCGTCGGGCGACAGCTTGGGGTTCTGCGTCTGCCCCTGAAAACTCGTGAGCCGCCGCGCATTGCCACCAGTCCGCTCCACCACCCACACATTGTTGGCGTAGGCAAATGCGATGTGCTGCGCGCTCACGCTGGGCGTACGCAACAGGCGCGTGGTGGAGGACCCAGTACCCTGCTGCGCAAGACTCGTGGTGGCGGTCAGCAGTGTCGCGGGGACCAACAGCAGCGTCGTGACCGGCAATTGCATACGCCGGCGCAAACGGGAGCGCGAAGACAGGCGAGTCATGTCGGGCGGAGTCAAGCGTGAACAACGAAAGGAGGGGTGGCGCAACCTTGCCGCCAGCCGCGGGGTCTCACATGATACAGTGGTCGACCATCGCGCGGACCGGAAGCTGAGCGGTCAGCAGCGCGGGGTGACTCCCACCCTTGGCGGTACCATGCGCACCTCCCTCGGACCGCGCGCTGCGGTCATGTCAGTATCTACGGCCCTCGCGCTCGCGACGTTGCCCGTCGCGTCTCCGGCCTTGCTGCACGCGCAGGGCGAAACCACACTGCGTGGCACGATCTACTCCGAGGGGGGCACCCCGCTGAGCGGCGCGCAGGTGCGGTTCAGTGCCCCACTGCGCAACGTGGCGGCCGCCACCAGCGATGAAGCCGGCGTGTTCGCCTTCGCCAAGCTGCCCGCCGGTCCGGTGTGGGTGGTGGGCCGGCGTATTGGCTACCGGCCGGATTCGGTGCTCATCACCATACCGGCGTCTGGTGAAGCGCGTCCCGCGCTGACACTGAGGCGCCTCCCGCAGTCGCTGGCCGCCGTCCAGGTGAACGGGCGGCGCGACATGACTGGCGCCATGGCCGGTTTTTATCATCGACAACAGACCGGCGCCGGCGGACGGTTCTTCACGTTGGCCGAGATCGATCGGCGCAACGCCTCCAACATGACCGACTTGCTGCGCGGCTTGCCCGGCATTCGCATCGAGTCGCGTGGCATGATGAACTACGTCCGCGTGCGCAACAGCCGCTGTGCGCCGCTGGTGTGGCTGGACGGCCAGGCACTGTATGCCGGAGAGGTCGATCTCGACGCCTTCGACCCGCGGTCATTCGAAGGCATCGAGGTGTACAGCGGCCCTGCCACCGTGCCCGTGGAGTTCATGGGCAATCAGCGCATGAGCTCAGCGTGCGGCACCATCGTGCTCTGGTCTCGACGCGGTGAACCGCGGCCCAAGCGCGCCAAGAAGAACGAGCCCACACCACTCGAGCGCATTGCCAAGCTGATGGACGAGGGGAAGGCGTTTGTGCACACCGACGTCGACCGGGTGGCCTTCCCCGACTCGGGGATGCTCGTCAAGCCCGTGTATCCCGACTCACTGTTCGACGCCATGACCGGAGGTCGCGTGATTGCGGAGTTCGTGGTGGACACCAACGGCAAGGCCATCATGGACACGTTCTCGGCCATCACCTACACGGATCGCCTGTTCGTGGAGCCGGTGCGCCGCGCCGTGCGCGAACAGCAGTTTCAGCCCGCCTATCGAAAGAACGGCTTCGTCATGCAGGTCATGCACCTGCCGTTTGATTTCTACCCGGATTCCACAGCCCGGAGACGCCGTTGAGGGAGACGCTGTTGAGGGAGACGCTGTTGAGGGAGACGCCGTTGATGTGGCGACGATTCGCCGTCGTGACGCTGGTGTTGAGCGGCACGTTTGCCGTACGGGCGTCTGCACAGGCCGCCCCGCGTGCCACGCTCGAAGAGATTGGCAAGACGTCGGTCGGTACACCGGTGATGCTGGAAACGGCATCGGTGTCGCGCAGCGGCACCGTGGTCACGGCGGCCGTGCGCGTAGCACTGCAGCCACCGCTCAAGCACGCCAACGGCGATCTGGTGGCGTCACGCACGCTCAGCATGTTCGATTGCGCCAAGCAGACGGTGGCCACCAAGGAAAGCTGGTACTACCACGATGCGGCGTTCAAGAAGCAGGGCATGCACCGCGTCGTGGGCAAGCCGGGCTTTGGCCCCGCCTTCAAGGGCTCATTGGGCGACGTCGCGCTGCGGCACCTCTGCGCGTCGCGCTGATCGCACAATCCCCGCTACCACGAGCAGCGCGCCGAACATTCCAAGCGGCGCCAGTCGCTCACCCCACACCAGCCAGGCCGCCATGACGGCCAGTACCGGCTCGAGGGTGGCCACCGTGGCAGCGCGCGACGCCGCCACCGAGCGCAGACCCGTGGCGTTGCACAGATACGCACCGAACGTGCACACCACAGCCAGAAAGCCGATCGCCAGCCACGCGGTGTTGCTGTGCATGCGCCACTCCACAAAGGGCAGCAGCACCACGGCCGCAGCCGCCAGAGCCCAGGCCAACACACGCGAAGGCGCGTTGCGCCCGAACAGTGGTCGTCCCATGAGGAAATACCCTGCATAGGACAAGCCGGACAATGTGCCAAAGAGCAGCACCGGCCAGGTCACAGCAAATTGTCCGGCCTCCGGCGAGGCGCTGCGACCGGACAAGGCAACCAGCACCACGCCGAGGAGCGTAAGCGCAAGCGCACCGGCTTCGCTGACACTCACGCGCTCACGCAACAGAAAGTGCGCACCAAGCGCTACCCACACCGGCGCCGCATAGAGCAGTATGGCCGCCAACGCGGCGCCGCCGTACTGCACACTCTTGAAGTACGTCACGTACATCACGGCCATGCCCGCCACGCCCAGCAGCGCCGCGGGCCAACGGTCGCGGCGATGCAGCGCCGGCGCCTGCGTAAAGGCTGCGTGCGCGGCAAACAACAGCGCACCGAGCGTCGCCCGCCAGAAGGCCACGGTAAGCGCCGACACGCCTTCGGCAAACGCCACACGCGCCATGGGGCCAAGCATGGCCCACTGCACGGCCGCCGCCACGATGAGCCACAGGCCCGTACGCGAAACGGCGGACGACGCCGCCGAGGCACCATCCGCCGTTCGGGTCATGCGACGGTCTGCCTCAAGCCATCTTGGCCTGGAGACGCCGATCGATGGCGTCGAGGAAGGCTTCCGTGTTGAGGTACGGCGTGTCCTTGGAGATGAGCAGTGCGAGGTCCTT includes the following:
- a CDS encoding PepSY domain-containing protein; translation: MASKEEKGGINYRILNRKLHRWGSAAVALPFLLVLVTGLLLQVKKQVTWVQPAEIRTENKTPQVTMEQVISVARSVPEAKVVDWSDIDRLDVRPSKGLLKVITNSRWELQVDLKTGALLQSTYRRSDLIESLHDGSWFHDNVKLFVFLPVAVIVLGLWGTGLYLFVLPYLTRRRREMAGR
- a CDS encoding surface-adhesin E family protein, which encodes MWRRFAVVTLVLSGTFAVRASAQAAPRATLEEIGKTSVGTPVMLETASVSRSGTVVTAAVRVALQPPLKHANGDLVASRTLSMFDCAKQTVATKESWYYHDAAFKKQGMHRVVGKPGFGPAFKGSLGDVALRHLCASR
- a CDS encoding S41 family peptidase — encoded protein: MTRLSSRSRLRRRMQLPVTTLLLVPATLLTATTSLAQQGTGSSTTRLLRTPSVSAQHIAFAYANNVWVVERTGGNARRLTSFQGQTQNPKLSPDGKLVAFSAEYAGNTDVYVVPVGGGQPTRLTWHPGNDVVQGWTPDGKAVVFASPRATWAPSGAPRFWTVPVEGGVESPMPMPRAYQGKVSPDGKRVAYRMASSWDEERRNYRGGQNKPIWILDLQSFALDTTPFAGSKDMDPVWVGESVYFLSDRDGVSNVWVYDTRSKALSQVTRFTDFDVKSLDASGNTVVFEQAGYVHLYDVASKRTQVVNIAAAGDFPWMMPQWKDVSGRIASMALSATGKRALVEARGEVFTVPGEKGDVRNLSQSSASAEIAPLWSPDGRSVAYFSDASGEYQLVIVPQDGLGARRSIALPEPSRPYSPAWSPDGKTIAYQDSHFALWLIDVASGRAKKADQDPYFMMDRSIVPVWSPDSRYLAYPKRLKSLFRAIFVYDVAAGTSRQITDGMADATSPAWDAGGKYLWFLASTNFALNSSLLDMTKYDRPETKALYLAVLSRSEASPLMPESDEEAARAMRDSSGAAAAAPAVVAPPAASTAASAPRAVTVRIDFDGLQQRVLAVPGIVERDYGALTAGPSGTVFFLEPTPSTGTAGGPGAGGGNTLHRYQLSARRAVPFASGVAQYTVSADGKRLLYRTGGANGAMFLVDADKAVPQAGTGRLSATLRAYIDPREEFRQIFNEGWRNQRNNFYVKNLHGTDWPAIKRMYEPLLAHVNHRADLNYLLDNMGAETAIGHSYVRGGDMPEVPNGNGGLLGADFSIENGRYRIARIYDGESWNPELRAPLAVPGLNVARGDYVLAINGVELRAPDNMYRLLDGTANRQTVLTINNRPDLQGARQITVVPVGNEQGLRTRAWVEANRRYVDSVSNGKLAYVYLPNTGQPGYTSFNRYYFAQQDRLGVVVDERYNGGGSAADYIVDLLGRDYDGYFNNPVGDRYPYTSPANGIWGPKVMIINEMAGSGGDLMPYMFKRRKLGPLVGSRTWGGLVATTDTPPFVDGGSMIAPRFGFFSRENQFAVENEGVAPDIDVENFPREVIGGRDPQLERATQEAMRLLQSYRNERVNTEPTAPVWGKRGR
- a CDS encoding DMT family transporter; this translates as MTRTADGASAASSAVSRTGLWLIVAAAVQWAMLGPMARVAFAEGVSALTVAFWRATLGALLFAAHAAFTQAPALHRRDRWPAALLGVAGMAVMYVTYFKSVQYGGAALAAILLYAAPVWVALGAHFLLRERVSVSEAGALALTLLGVVLVALSGRSASPEAGQFAVTWPVLLFGTLSGLSYAGYFLMGRPLFGRNAPSRVLAWALAAAAVVLLPFVEWRMHSNTAWLAIGFLAVVCTFGAYLCNATGLRSVAASRAATVATLEPVLAVMAAWLVWGERLAPLGMFGALLVVAGIVRSARRAEVPQRDVAQ
- a CDS encoding carboxypeptidase regulatory-like domain-containing protein produces the protein MRTSLGPRAAVMSVSTALALATLPVASPALLHAQGETTLRGTIYSEGGTPLSGAQVRFSAPLRNVAAATSDEAGVFAFAKLPAGPVWVVGRRIGYRPDSVLITIPASGEARPALTLRRLPQSLAAVQVNGRRDMTGAMAGFYHRQQTGAGGRFFTLAEIDRRNASNMTDLLRGLPGIRIESRGMMNYVRVRNSRCAPLVWLDGQALYAGEVDLDAFDPRSFEGIEVYSGPATVPVEFMGNQRMSSACGTIVLWSRRGEPRPKRAKKNEPTPLERIAKLMDEGKAFVHTDVDRVAFPDSGMLVKPVYPDSLFDAMTGGRVIAEFVVDTNGKAIMDTFSAITYTDRLFVEPVRRAVREQQFQPAYRKNGFVMQVMHLPFDFYPDSTARRRR